ataaaagtgacttctttattctgcttgacttgaaggcccagaaaatagctaagttcccccatcatactcatctgatatcttgactgcattagtttggcaaactttttgcaaagtctgtcatttgtagaaaagaattatagagacattcatttgatgtagatgttctagttctgacacctgcatcaggatttccaataattaagtcaggtgtatgtgatttagtccacttccttgcagatggaaggttttctctagaactggatgctcccccatgatccatgctgtcttcattttcattttctgatgctcccctgaaactatgctctctgagttggattcttcagaatttagattttcagcactatcagaatttggcttatcagaacttgacgaatcagaacttgaagagtcagatgtatgttctgatgtttcttgagatgtggtaggatcttgagtatgctccccctgcataggtgcatcttcctttgcaatagacatgacattcactggaccaaatagatcaacatgtagtagatgataaggatcaagaattgatgattcagtcttgctcttaaaagaagattttctttgtttggctttctgacaggaatcataaaggctatcaggagcaaatactgactttggcagtcctctcacaagatttttcttgaccagttcatttatattgttgaaatttaaatgagagaatttcttatgccaattccagctttcttcaattgatgctctgctcatcagacaaattgcagaaccatcagtacttgttgaaagcttagcttcataaatgttaccacgcctgtatcctttcagaacaactttgcctttagatttactcacaatttcacagtgttcttcaaagaaatcaacatgataacctctgtcacagatttgacttatactcagcagattgtgtttaagtcctgagaccagagctacttctttaattatgacatttccaagattgatattgccatatcccaatgtttttccaatgttaccatctccataagaaacacttgggccagctttctccacaaagtctgatagcagggccttattttcagtcatatgtcctgaacatccattgtccagaactagaatatttttcctgttgtcctgcaatcacaaagaccactaattattagttttaaggacccagacttgcttggatcctttggccttattaagtttgttaacatttgcagcggatttagcattagagtttatgttaacatttttcttatcagaacttacactatgagactttgaatcagaatttacactagaaggaacaatggaaactttcttcaaagaaggttttatttgataataatcatagtacaaactataatattccttacaagtataaatggaatgccataaactaccacaatgaaaacaaggattttgtggtttgtatctaacagactgactcttaactcctaattttgaaggtaaggagttaatattcttattctttttgcaaaaagaagccagatggttagaacttccacagttatgacatgttttcctaggagcatcaggaacaagTTTATAatcgttgcttttattcacaccttcctttccattcctatttttcctaggtgattttaccttgtttgcatttttaacatctttcagcttatgcttaagctgcttctttatcattaagcctatgttcacttcagctgtcttttcctgttttagtttgtcagaagttaattcctctttaacttctgatttctcattttcagactttacagttacaaacttaacaggttttaactttggcttttgcttaacaacaggcttaatttcttcagttcctttatcattcttatcttctccataacctaagccctctttccagtttccactacttagcaaattttgagttgttttgccagaattagtccaagtcctgataatctctctttccttttctaactcagtttttagagattcattcatttttagcacttcatccctaacataaaaagcatcatctctatccttctgagtttgatggaacatgactaactctttttctaagaaatcatttcttttcttaaaagcaagattttcagaagttaatctttcacatgttaaagtttgatctctataactaacaaacatggttttaagatatcttctcaactcattaatatcatcagtatgaaaagcataagtagtctgaggtacctttgtttcagcagcttcagaactgctctcaacactttctttatcagcatttgccatcaatgcatatttctcctcactttcagagtctgaggtgtctgtccagcttttctgctttgtgacaagagccttgcctttgtcaccctttgccttcttgcaatcaggagatatgtggtctttctcaccacagttatagcatttaacatttgtataatctcctctgtcagactttcctcctctctGCCTTCAGaccttctgaaattcttcttatcataacttatgcctttcctggaaaacttctttcccttcctgaacttcctgtatgcaatctttgtgattcctttcaccataagagcacacagcttcatcatctcctcatcagcatcagtctcaggcaagctttcagaatctgagtcatcattacttttagaacttgatgactcagtttcagactttatgaaaagagctttacccttgtctttccttgaggaagctgctttgggggattcttcttcagccttaagagcaactgtccttgactttcctcctttcctcttgcttctttgttccatctcaagttcatgagtcttgagcattccatagatttcatcaagagttgtttcatcaagattgtagttgtctcttattgtcgttgccttcaaatcccagcattcaggaagagctaacaggaatttaaggtttgaatcttcaagatcatactctttatcaaccaatgacaaatcattcaaaagtttgacaaatctatcatataaatcattcaatgactcattagtctttgagtcaaaatgttcatactcttgagtgagtattgtcttcctgttcttcttaattgtgtcagttccctgacaccttgtttccagagcatcccatatctccttaacagtcttgcagttgattaccctgtttgacattacattatcaatggcactatgcagtaagtgtcgtaccttagcatccttagcaattgatgctatatcttcagcagtataatcactcttctcctttggtacgctctttgctgcttcacctgcaactgcaactgcaatagcgagcttggttggtttgtgaggcccttccttgattctatcaaggtattctggatatgttgcttccaggaacatggtcatccttaccttccatatgggatattcagatggtctcagtatgggaactctgatagtctcataccgactttgaatttgtgtctttggaggttcttcagttttggtaggcttagttggagtttctgtgtcagacatgattgtgtttggatctttaactgtatgtgtgttaacagattagctctgataccacttgttaggtcacacacactgtagagggggtgaatacagtgtataatacaatcaaatcgaactttaatatattaagtaacagaaaacaaactttattgaaacaataaactctgttacggtatggaactgttacctctcagtgatgaacaaatatcacgagagctgctagggttacaatgaataatcttctcgaatatgataacacttatagtgtaaaccctatgtctgtgtttatatactacacagttacaagataatcgctaattgatatggaatataattctgcttcctaaaatatatcaatcagatatcttttcttccaagtattccattcttcacggaactccttcttcatgcatatctcttcttatgtttatctcgatcttctttcctttaatcagctactgtccttatctgaacgtccttcaacacttaagttctgatatctaacttctgatgattatctcctgataatataagtactgatatccttaagtcctgacttagggttacaatgaataatcttctcgaatatgataacacttatagtgtaaaccctatgtctgtgtttatatactacacagttacaagataatcgctaattgatatggaatataattctgcttcctaaaatatatcaatcagatatcttttctttcaagtattccattcttcacggaactccttcttcatgcatatctcttcttatgtttatctcgatcttctttcctttaatcagctactgtccttatctgaacgtccttcagcacttaagttctgatatctaacttctgatgattatctcctgataatataagtactgatatccttaagtcctgacttccagtataagtactgattaatggttaagtactgacttgtcctgttaagtaagatctgaaatctaaacataaattatattagccatgacattatcaaatatatctaacaaatgaGTTTTTCATGTAATTCATCAAATGAGATGGGAGTATCACGGCTATAAACAGCATTGACAATATTTTCGTAATCTGGATCATTTAGCTGTTCAAAAATTCTATCCACAATATCATCAGACTCCAAGGGACGACCAAGAGAGGCAAGCTAGTCTGCACAATTTTTAAATTCCTGCATATATTCAGTTATTGACTTGTTTCCTTTGGTGATGTTGTGAAGGCGTTCCTTAATCTGTTTGAGATGTCCTTTAGACGGGTTAGCATAAGTTTTTGCAAGAGTTTGCCATGCCTCATGGGTGGTATGACATTGAGAGATGAGAGGGACAAGAGATGGTGATAAAGTTCTAACAAGAGCTCCAAGAATAAGTTTGTCTTGACGAAACCATGTTGTATAAGCAGGGTTTGGGGATGAGGTTTGGTCACTGGTGACTGTTTTGGGAGGTGCAGGAAAAGAGCCATCGATGAATTTGTATAAATCATATCCAAGAAGTGTTGCCTCTAGTTGAGTTTTCCATGAGATATAGTTATTGGATGTGAGTTTGATTATGTGATGAAGAGAAATGAGGATGAAGGGTTTTGTAGGATCAGAATTGTTGGGAATAGTGGATTGGGAATCGGCAGAAGCGCCATTGATAGTATAGAAGGGAAGAAGCAGATGAAAAAAAAAATGGATCTAACCTCTGATACCATATAAGAGAGGAAGGAAAATTGTATTACTTTCTGTAGTACAACTATAAGGATTTATACAAATGTATAATATCAGTTACATATCAATCATAGCAGCAATTCTAGCCTAGTTAATAATCTGTATatttgaattaaaactataatCATAACTGTACATGTAATATTTGACTAATCCCTTCATTGTAGCTGTATTAAGGATGTGCAGCGATGATTTTAGCCATTACTTGAATTATGTGTGGAATTATCTTTAACAGTTCCTAGGCAGACAGTTATACCTAGGAAACTTATGACCAGTACTGTTATTCCAAGATCTCCTAATGGGTTAATACGCACATAAGTAATATTCTCGAACAATAAAGAAAGCAGTTATTTAGGCTTGGAATAAAGTACGATGTAAGTGGTAGGTACCTTATATATTTGGCTCTCAATCTCATGGTGTGCCTGAAGCCGTTAATGCACATGGGGAAAAGTTCTTTAACTGCTTAAGTTTTCTTTTACTATACATATGTGGTATTTCCTTAAAGATACGTAATTAGAGATCATTCGTAAAACCAACTCATTCATAAGCTTTCAGTCTTCAACTCTTGTCATGCACCATTTTTTAGTTCTAAATTTAACCGCGAGGTTTGATAATCCGCTAAGCTTATCCTGATAGATTTTCGATGTTCACAAGTTTCTGCAATAGTGCAATGTAAAATATGTGAGTGTTTTAAGTTGTAGCTTTCTGCTTTCTGACAAGAAATACAGAAGACATCTAAAGCATagaaaactcttccaaaaattTGCATGGTTTTTTGCAGGTTGACGAGAAGCAGAAAAGTGTGTTAATTACTGAACAGGGTTATGTAGATGCAGAGGAGATTTTAAATGTAAAGGATTTATATGATCCTAGAGAACAGTGGGCATCATATCTTTTGAATGCAATAAAGGCGAAGGAACTTTTCCTTGGAGATGTGAACTATATAATTCGTGATAAGGAGGTTCTTATTGTTGATGAATTTACTGGTCGAGTTATGCAGGTGATTCGTTTTCTTCAGTTGTAGCTTGTAAAACATGTGCTACATATTTAGTATGTAATGCTCTATCCTGCAATTGTACCCGTGCTGCAATTGCACCAATTGCTGAAGCCTCATAATCCTAATACATAAATAAATGTAATTGAATTTTATATGAACTTATTCAGCGTTGGGAAGTGAGAATTAGACTTTTTTAAACCATACTGTTACTTTGTCTTTAGGGGAGGAGGTGGAGCGATGGACTTCATCAGGCAGTTGAAGCAAAAGAAGGCTTGCCTATTCAGAACGAAACAGTTACTTTGGCTTCTATTAGTTACCAAAACTTCTTTCTCCAGGTTTGATCGCTTTTCTCAATTTTTTAGCTCTTGTTTTACGCAAGGTATATTCCAATTATGCCTTTCTATTTAAGTTAGTAGTGTTCATGATTCATCTTTCTGTTATAGTTTCCAAAACTCTGTGGCATGACGGGTACTGCAGCCACTGAGAGTGCAGAATTTGAAAGTATATACAAGCTCAAAGTTACTATTGTCCCTACAAACAGAGCTATGATTAGAAAGGTTAGTTGACATTAAATTTCATTATAACATCTTTAACCATATGCTTATGATATCAAATTCAAATAAGAAAACTCGATTTCAAAGTAATGTCAAAAAGAATGATATTATCGGCTCTTTCGCTTTTCATCTAATTGTTTAATCTGTATGAAAAATGCTCGAATCAGAATACAACCTTTACATACTGTATTTTCAGGATGATTCTGATGTGGTCTTCAAAGCAACTACGGGAAAATGGCGGGCTGTTGTGGCTGAGATTTCTAGGATGCACAAAACAGGTCGTCCTGTGCTTGTTGGTACAACTAGCGTTGAACAAAGCGATACAGTGTCAATGCAACTGCATGAAGCTGGAATTTCCCATGAGGTAATGTTTATTTGCTTCAAAATTAGACTATTCCATTAATGACTTCCTTTTGACCACCAGTGCATATTAGATGCTTGTAAAACATAAACTTCTAGCATCCTGAAAACGTTTTCACCGAGTAAATTCATGTAAAGGTTCTCAATGCAAAACCAGAGAATGTGGAGCGAGAAGCTGAGATTGTAGCACAGAGTGGTCGACTTGGGTCAGTTACAATTGCGACAAATATGGCAGGACGTGGGACAGATATTATACTTGGAGGAAATGCAGAATTTATGGCGAGGTTAAAGTTACGCGAAATGCTCATGCCGAGGTATTTCCAGGTTGAAAAGGGTTACCTACATCTAGTTTGTTTATTCTGGTAAACACATATTGCATGCAGTACTGCAAGAATGTAAGAAATACTAAGAATAGTTCAAAAGAATGTAATAACCCCTCTTACATTCTGCCATTTATATTCGTGGGAAACTGTGATCAGGCGTCTGAGATATATTTGGTGTCTTTGCACCATTATAATTACCGTGATCATGTTTGTAACCGATGTCTGCATGACTGCTCTTCGTTTCTTGCTTGCCCTTCATTAGCTATAAGTTAATTCTGAAATAAGATTACTTTTGTAGCCATTGATTCCATTAGAATCATTTGAGTAAGAGAGCATGCAATCAACTTGATCTAAAACTCTAACTTTTAATGATGGAATAACTGAACAAGTTTAAAGTGTGATTGTGTGAATATGTTTTATTGTTCTGCAGAGTTGTTAAACCAGGCGATGGAGTTTATGTTTCTGTGAAGAAGCCTATCCCGAAGAAAACATGGAAGGTCAGTTTATGATATTATTTTTTGTGAATTGTTCTGAACTATTTTTTCGGACCCTCAAGATGTTCTATTATTGATCACCTTACACAATCTGCCAGGTGAATGACAGTCTATTTCCTTGTGAACTATCAAAAGAAAAAATCAATTTGGCTGAGGAAGCTGTAGAGTTGGCTGCCAAAACATGGGGGCAGTGGTCGTTAACTGAACTTGAAGCAGAGGAACGACTATCTTATTCTTGTGAGAAGGTGAAAAAATTGAAAGGATATTGATCATTCCGTCACATATGTTTATCTGTTAATATTATATGCCTAGGTATTTTTACATGATGTGATCGTACACTGATTTTGGTTGTTGACACTACCATTGTATAGTAGGCCACGCTTGTTTTCCCTCGACTTATACATTAATTTTTGATGGCAGGGTCCAGTTCAGGATGAAGTAATAGCAAAACTGCGCCATGCCTTCCGAGAAATTGGTATGGAGTACAAGGTCTACACTGACGAAGAAAGGAAGAAGGTAGCTTACGTTTCCTTTACTGCCTCATCATCAGTTTTGTTTATTGTAACCAAGATTTGAGTTGTTATGAGTGAGAAAAATTGAACTGCCAAGGGGAAGGGAAGAATGCAATGAAATTGTATGGTCCTATATGTACCAATAGGTTTAAAGACCTTTGACAGAAATCTTGCTGTATAACAAGTATAAAAAGTACAATTCGATAACATTTAGATTCCATTTATCTCCTAAAAGAAATATGAAATACCTATATGTGGAAAAAACTGCTAAAAGAGCGTGACCACCTACATTTTTAGAATGCCAAATCAATAATGTTCTAAGAAATGTAAATTCAGTAGGATGCTTTTAGATAAGTTTGTCTCATTCAGATAAGCAAAACATCTTAAATCTTAATAATTTGATCTGATGTTTAAGAGGTCTAAATTTTGTGTCAGGCTTACCAAAAATATTAAGGACCTAAAACTTCTTTTATACAAGTACAAGTGTACTTAAACAATTTGGTTTTTTCTTAAACCCTGAATTCCTAATAGGTGGTAGAAGCTGGCGGTCTTCATGTGGTTGGGACAGAACGCCATGAATCACGTCGCATCGACAACCAGGTGCAACTTTCTTAATCAAGCATCAGATGAAAACTCACACACATTCCATCCCTCCGTAATTTCTTCACCTACCTAATTTATTCTGGGTAAACAGTACCTATGTTTTATAAACATTTTGAAATGTTATATCAATAGTTGCGTGGTCGAAGTGGTAGGCAAGGAGATCCTGGAAGTTCTCGCTTTTTTCTTAGTCTTGAAGATAACATTTTCAGAATTTTTGGCGGAGACCGGATTCAGGTTTGGTTTTTTAACCTGGTGATGCTCCTCATGATGATGTGAATGATTTTCCTAGACAGTCTCTGATACTGTCATATGTAGGGGTTGATGAGAGCCTTTAGAGTTGAGGACCTGCCAATTGAATCAAAAATGCTGACTAAAGCTCTAGATGAAGCTCAGAGAAAAGTTGAAAATTACTTCTTTGATATACGTAAGCAATTATTTGAGTATGATGAGGTCTTAAATAGCCAAAGAGATCGCGTATATACAGAGAGAAGACGCGCATTAGAATCTGACAATCTCCAACCTCTACTTGTTGAGTATGCTGAATTAACAATGGATGACATCTTAGAGGTAATTTAAATTCAGCATTGTTATCGTTTGCCTTTGCCCTAAGAAGACAGTTGGTAATTGGTCATGCTTTAAATTTCTGTTTATGATATTTAAAAGATGCAACTATTCAAATGTTTAGAATATACGAAAAGGAGAACTGGCTGGTACTTTTCGATTCAAATGATATCGAAACTCATCTTATCTACAGGTgtttatgtttatttaattttgttttttcttttgaaATCTGAATAGGCAAacataggttctgatgcttcaaaGGAAAGTTGGGACCTTCAAAAGCTCGTTGCAAAGGTTCAACAGTAAGAACTTCCCTTGTGCTTATTTTGAAATTGTTCTAAATTTTTTAGGTTTCACAGTGTAAGAATTTCATAACCGTGGGGTTGAAATCTATATCTCATCTCTTATGTCTAGCTAATCCCTGATGCTCACACACTGCAGCATTTGACCATTTAACTTTTAGTATGAAAACAGTTCTCAACACATAATTGCATGTAGGTATTGCAATCTATTGAGTGATTTAACCCCAGAACTGCTGGCAAGCAAATGCTCAAATTATGAGGAGTTGCAGGATTACCTTCGACTTCGTGGTCGAGAAGCTTATCTGCTGAAAAGGGTATGGTTTCATGTTTTACTAATTTTAGATCTACAGTGTAGGCGTCCTATTCCAACCATCTCAACAAAATTAATTCACTTAAGATATTTTCTTTAGGAAATTGTGGAAAAAGAAGAATTAGGTTTGATGAAGGAAGCAGAAAGGTTCCTTATTTTAAGTAACATAGATCGACTGTGGAAAGAGCACTTGCAAGCACTAAAATTTGTTCAGCAAGCAGTCGGTTTACGTGGATATGCCCAACGTGATCCACTTATTGAGTACAAGCTAGAAGGCTATAATCTTTTTATAGAGATGATGGCACAAATTAGAAGAAACGTTATATATTCTATATACCAGGTTTGTAAAATTTTCCATTGAGCAATAAGAGCAAAGCTAACTTATTCTCTGTACCTGGTTTTGTGCATTATTGCGCATCTTTAACTGCTGTAAGTTTTCCACCGAACAGTTTAAACATGTGATGATAAAGGAAAAGGAGCAAGCTGACAAATCAAGCAAGCTTGACAAGAACGGAGAGGGCAGTGCCAGCAAAAAAGCAAATCCAGTTGGTGCTGGTGAGACGACGTCATAAATTGTCACCGGCAAGGCTTAGTGCACAAGACATACCAATACTATTGCAGGTATTTAAAACGGTACACCAATATTATGATCAGTCAAATTTTGTTAGTAATATGTCAAAGCTTAAATTACCATAGTAGAACACTGTTCATACGCAGGCCCTGTATATTTTGTGAAGGTGTTGTAAATTGTGTCATAGCCAAAAGACTAAATTGAAATGTAGAGAGGCGCTAGGTTAATGAGAGGCTGATGTGGTTATAACATTCATGTCGGTAAAAATTTGTTGACAATATAACACGGTACAATGTGCTCGAATAAAGATCGTTTTCCCTCCCTCTGCTAAAGAATCACATTTTAAAGTTGAAATGAAGAAAATTTTATCAAGGAGACTTGCATTTGTTTGTCTAACGAGAAATGTATAGTGGAATACTAACAAGTACTAATAATCAGAATTTGTAATCACTAAACTCTTTTAAGTCAGCATCAACTTGAACGTTAAAATGGAACTTCTTTGGATAAGACCTTGAAGTTTCTTTAGTTTTCAATGTAGGTGAAGCATTTCATATGGGAATGGTACGAAAAAGATTGTGAAAAGCCCACCTGATTCGGCCTGGAAAAATCTGGCTCGATAGAATTAGGGTTGGGTTGGGCCGGGCCGTGACCCTTTTCCATTGGGTGAAAATCTGACCCCATCCCAAATATGAAAAAGCTTGGAATTTGCGAATGGAGGATTATAATACGAGTTGTTTAAAAGAGTGAAAAAATACGCTATTATTATATGAAATTTCGCAAAAGATCCTGAAAGATTGTTTTCTTAAATAAATTATACGTAAATTGAAAATGCTGATTCGGTCCGGTCTAATAAGAGCCCGGTATTTTTCAAGAAAATTTGGTGAAATTATAAAATGGATCAAACAACtttaaaaagtttttaaaaatGGACAAAATTTACTACTAACAACTTATTTTATGCATTTCTACTTCTTAAAATATGATTTCTCAAATTACTCTTTCTTTCTGGCATTTCTAAGATTtcattaatatataattttttctCAAATTACTCTTTCTTTCTGTCATTAATCAACCCACCAAATATGAGTTGTGGATAATTAAAAGAGGAGAGAGGGAAGTAACAGTAAGTTGTTATTAAAGTCAGTACGTACATCATTAGCTCATAATTGCTATCAATCATTTGGAGAGATTGGAAGCATGGTATCGACAAACAATCTTATTCAAGCAATGAAAGATGTTACACTCGAGGAGGATGAGAAGGAAGGAGGAATTATTCTGGAAGGGGCAGGGGTCAGGGAAGAAGAAGATCTAGCCCATGGATTCAACGCTTGGTTGGTAAATTTATTATAGAAGGAGTAGTAGATTTCCAGGCAATGCAACATACATTGGCATCCCTGTGGAAACCAGGAAGAGGTGTTCATATAAAGGAGATTGAGACAAACTTGTACGTGTTTCAATTTTTTCACGAGATTGATTTAAAACGTGTAGTGGAGGGAAGCCCATGCTCCTTCAATCGGAAAGTTTTAATTTTAGCAAAGAAGGGGAGATCCCAAGAGGAGTCAAGCTAAACACTATAGATTTGTGTGTTCAAATATATGATTTAAGAGTTGGTTTCATGACAGAGACGATACTGATTGAAATTGGTAATTATGTTGGCACGTTCATTGCATCCTGCTCTTCAAATTTCTCAGGTACATGAAAAGATTATATGCGTATTAGGGTATCAATCGAGTTAGACAAGCCTTTAAAGAGGAAAATGAACTTAAGGAAAACTAGTGCGGATTGGTTTTGGATCAA
This sequence is a window from Apium graveolens cultivar Ventura chromosome 9, ASM990537v1, whole genome shotgun sequence. Protein-coding genes within it:
- the LOC141683931 gene encoding protein translocase subunit SECA1, chloroplastic-like, encoding MTSSTVASPPLNSPALTHLTSLSIISSSSTSLLSLTHHNKTMGRSRRRWAGHINILDHGPPRPIKAMASLGGLLGGIFKGTDTGESTRQQYSSTVAAVNKFESEVSGLSDAQLRDRTCLLKERASKGDSLDSLLPEAFAIVREASKRVLGLRPFDVQLIGGMVLHKGEIAEMRTGEGKTLVAILPAYLNALSGKGVHVVTVNDYLARRDCEWVGQVPRFLGLKVGLIQQNMTSEQRRENYLCDITYVTNSELGFDYLRDNLATNVDELVMRKFNYCVIDEVDSILIDEARTPLIISGPADKPSDRYYKAAKIAAAFEREIHYTVDEKQKSVLITEQGYVDAEEILNVKDLYDPREQWASYLLNAIKAKELFLGDVNYIIRDKEVLIVDEFTGRVMQGRRWSDGLHQAVEAKEGLPIQNETVTLASISYQNFFLQFPKLCGMTGTAATESAEFESIYKLKVTIVPTNRAMIRKDDSDVVFKATTGKWRAVVAEISRMHKTGRPVLVGTTSVEQSDTVSMQLHEAGISHEVLNAKPENVEREAEIVAQSGRLGSVTIATNMAGRGTDIILGGNAEFMARLKLREMLMPRVVKPGDGVYVSVKKPIPKKTWKVNDSLFPCELSKEKINLAEEAVELAAKTWGQWSLTELEAEERLSYSCEKGPVQDEVIAKLRHAFREIGMEYKVYTDEERKKVVEAGGLHVVGTERHESRRIDNQLRGRSGRQGDPGSSRFFLSLEDNIFRIFGGDRIQGLMRAFRVEDLPIESKMLTKALDEAQRKVENYFFDIRKQLFEYDEVLNSQRDRVYTERRRALESDNLQPLLVEYAELTMDDILEANIGSDASKESWDLQKLVAKVQQYCNLLSDLTPELLASKCSNYEELQDYLRLRGREAYLLKREIVEKEELGLMKEAERFLILSNIDRLWKEHLQALKFVQQAVGLRGYAQRDPLIEYKLEGYNLFIEMMAQIRRNVIYSIYQFKHVMIKEKEQADKSSKLDKNGEGSASKKANPVGAGETTS